One Malaclemys terrapin pileata isolate rMalTer1 chromosome 7, rMalTer1.hap1, whole genome shotgun sequence genomic region harbors:
- the CUEDC2 gene encoding CUE domain-containing protein 2 isoform X1 yields the protein MDLERIIRDSLTCFIQSHIPDADLSGMDEVFFSYIASVLEELGSPESSEENFDMDTFVEMMEAYIPGFAEINSGNICEMMFALSERLSEARNKGKVCQKAVESVSRAPAEELNQSDEQGAGASDERRLHIPAEGAVAQGAEGDLKDGVELLLEMFPACTLSQAQKALAMVLGNLEEAVQLLVEEKVEPGPVGANMKETARPRRAPKQEDLKRFILQKYMMVDSEEDQKTHRPVPPKEAPKKLIRYIDNQVVSTKGERYKDIKKPESEEMKRTYISLKPAKKYKFH from the exons ATGGATCTTGAAAGAATCATTCGAGACTCTCTGACATGCTTCATCCAGTCCCACATCCCTGATGCCGATCTCAG TGGGATGGATGAAGTCTTCTTCTCCTATATCGCTAGTGTTCTGGAAGAACTAGGCTCACCAGAGTCGTCCGAGGAGAACTTTGATATGGACACCTTTGTGGAAATGATGGAGGCGTATATCCCTGGCTTTGCAGAAATCAACAG TGGGAACATTTGTGAAATGATGTTTGCCCTCTCGGAAAGGCTCAGCGAAGCTCGCAACAAAG GAAAGGTTTGTCAAAAGGCTGTGGAGAGCGTGAGCAGAGCCCCTGCTGAAGAGCTGAACCAGAGCgatgagcagggggcaggagcttcTGATGAGAGGAGGCTGCATAtaccagcagagggagctgtaGCTCAG GGAgcagaaggtgacctgaaggatggggtggagctgctcctggaGATGTTcccagcctgcaccctcagccaggcTCAGAAGGCACTGGCCATGGTGCTGGGAAACCTGGAAGAGGCGGTGCAGTtactggtggaggagaaggtggAACCTGGCCCAGTGGGCGCTAACATGAAG GAGACTGCAAGGCCCCGCCGAGCACCCAAACAAGAGGACCTCAAACGATTTATCTTACAGAA ATACATGATGGTGGACAGCGAGGAGGACCAGAAAACACACAGGCCGGTGCCACCAAAGGAG GCTCCCAAGAAACTGATCCGCTACATTGACAACCAGGTGGTGAGTACAAAGGGAGAAAGATACAAAGACATTAAGAAGCCAGAGAGTGAGGAGATGAAGAGAACTTACATCAGCCTCAAGCCAGCCAAGAAATACAAATTCCACTGA
- the CUEDC2 gene encoding CUE domain-containing protein 2 isoform X2, whose protein sequence is MDEVFFSYIASVLEELGSPESSEENFDMDTFVEMMEAYIPGFAEINSGNICEMMFALSERLSEARNKGKVCQKAVESVSRAPAEELNQSDEQGAGASDERRLHIPAEGAVAQGAEGDLKDGVELLLEMFPACTLSQAQKALAMVLGNLEEAVQLLVEEKVEPGPVGANMKETARPRRAPKQEDLKRFILQKYMMVDSEEDQKTHRPVPPKEAPKKLIRYIDNQVVSTKGERYKDIKKPESEEMKRTYISLKPAKKYKFH, encoded by the exons ATGGATGAAGTCTTCTTCTCCTATATCGCTAGTGTTCTGGAAGAACTAGGCTCACCAGAGTCGTCCGAGGAGAACTTTGATATGGACACCTTTGTGGAAATGATGGAGGCGTATATCCCTGGCTTTGCAGAAATCAACAG TGGGAACATTTGTGAAATGATGTTTGCCCTCTCGGAAAGGCTCAGCGAAGCTCGCAACAAAG GAAAGGTTTGTCAAAAGGCTGTGGAGAGCGTGAGCAGAGCCCCTGCTGAAGAGCTGAACCAGAGCgatgagcagggggcaggagcttcTGATGAGAGGAGGCTGCATAtaccagcagagggagctgtaGCTCAG GGAgcagaaggtgacctgaaggatggggtggagctgctcctggaGATGTTcccagcctgcaccctcagccaggcTCAGAAGGCACTGGCCATGGTGCTGGGAAACCTGGAAGAGGCGGTGCAGTtactggtggaggagaaggtggAACCTGGCCCAGTGGGCGCTAACATGAAG GAGACTGCAAGGCCCCGCCGAGCACCCAAACAAGAGGACCTCAAACGATTTATCTTACAGAA ATACATGATGGTGGACAGCGAGGAGGACCAGAAAACACACAGGCCGGTGCCACCAAAGGAG GCTCCCAAGAAACTGATCCGCTACATTGACAACCAGGTGGTGAGTACAAAGGGAGAAAGATACAAAGACATTAAGAAGCCAGAGAGTGAGGAGATGAAGAGAACTTACATCAGCCTCAAGCCAGCCAAGAAATACAAATTCCACTGA
- the FBXL15 gene encoding F-box/LRR-repeat protein 15, with protein METPGETRPCPRGHLLDLPWEDILVPHILCHLPLRQLLSLQRVSKSFQTLIQLHLANMRRFDSSQVGPHLPKAAFCNLLKDNEVLQQLALQNCSDWLTDKELLPVIGQNHHLQEIQLSSCLQLSRHALVAISLSCPQVRCLSLAHCEWVDSLSLRSLADHCKGLESLDLTACRQLKDEAICYLAQKCSRLKSLSLAVNANVGDTAVEEIAKCCPELEHLDLTGCLRVKNESIRVLAEYCTKLRSLKVKHCHKVAESSLSILRGRGVELDVELPLQRALVLLQDGVGFAPFINLQI; from the exons atggAGACGCCAGGGGAGACTCGGCCCTGCCCCAG GGGCCACCTCCTGGACCTGCCCTGGGAGGACATCCTGGTGCCACACATCCTCTGCCATCTGCCGCTGCGACAGctcctgagtctgcagagggTCAGCAAGTCATTCCAGACTCTCATCCAGCTGCACCTGGCCAACATGCGCCGCTTTGACTCTAGCCAG GTCGGCCCTCACCTCCCCAAAGCTGCTTTCTGTAACCTTCTGAAAGACAATGAAGTCCTGCAACAGTTGGCACTCCAGAACTGCTCAGATTGGCTGACTGACAAGGAGCTGCTTCCTGTGATTGGCCAGAACCACCACCTGCAGGAGATCCAGCTGAGCAGCTGCCTGCAGCTGAGCCGACATGCCCTGGTGGCCATCTCGCTGAGCTGTCCCCAGGTGCGCTGTCTCTCCCTGGCTCACTGCGAGTGGGtggacagcctctctctgcgcaGCCTGGCTGACCACTGCAAGGGACTTGAGTCCCTGGACCTGACGGCCTGTCGCCAGCTGAAGGATGAAGCCATCTGCTACCTGGCACAGAAGTGCAGCAGGCTGAAgtccctctctctggctgtcaaTGCCAATGTGGGCGACACAGCAGTGGAGGAGATTGCCAAGTGCTGCCCTGAGCTGGAGCACCTGGACCTCACTGGGTGTCTGCGGGTCAAGAACGAGTCCATTAG GGTCCTGGCCGAGTACTGCACCAAGCTGCGCTCGCTGAAGGTGAAACACTGTCACAAGGTGGCCGAGTCCAGCCTGAGCATCCTCCGTGGCCGTGGGGTGGAGCTGGATGTGGAGCTGCCGCTGCAGAGGGCCCTTGTTCTCCTGCAGGATGGGGTTGGATTCGCCCCCTTCATTAACCTTCAGATCTAG